TTAGTTTATTTGATACCATGATTGTTACTATCGAACAATATCCATTTCGAGTCTGATGGCTGTAAGTACTTGTTTAGCATATGTTGAAAGGATATGTCATGTATGGGATCACAATGCAGGAGTCAGTATCTCTGATCTGAATTTTGAACATCTTAGAATCATAAAGGGCTGTCTCACGTCAGATTATAATGATGCGTAAATCATACATACTATGaaatttaataaattagttattcAATATTAGATTTAGCCAAATCAGctctatattttaataaattgaaTATGAATGTGTAGAGAAAGATTTTAGTAGTTATATGAATGCCATATTCTTCTCCATGAAAGTCTAAAACTTCAATTTTACCTTAAATTGTTAATCAGCAACACTCATTTAGATGAATATCTGTGGTGATTATCCCATATTTTCATATAGATGGAAATCATATGGAGTAAGATATGTTTCTTAGGGTGGGTGAAGCCCTCTTGCTAGTTATGGTTATAAGCAAGTGTCGTTCTTTGTTATTTTGAGTCATTAGTAAATTCTTTAATGTTCTTGCGGCATCACTGGAGACTGGAGAGTTTGATGTGGCAATGATGTCACAATAACCAAGTATGCCTTGTTTTTAGTGATGAAGTTTACTAGTCAGCTGGTCAACAGAGTGGTAGAGAAACTAGGTAAGGGTGTCCTGCCCTCCCGCTCTCCGATTAGGCATCCACATGTCCCTCTGGCTCCTCTCCTTCTGTCCTAAATGGTGGCCACCTGTAAGGGGTATTCTCGTGATGGCACAATGGTGTTCCAGGATTTCtttctttcaaaaatattttatgctatGTTTATTTTGTGAACATTTTGATCTTCAAATAAAGAAAAAGCTCTTCCTTCATTGTGGGCACACTGTCTCCCTTCttgtttcttctctttctttatcTGATTATCGCTCTCTTCCTGCCACATTCATCTTGCATGTCTCATGTTTTGGAAATATATATTGTTTTTCCTACTGTTTGATCTGATTTAatgtgaaatataatctaaatctGTTATAGATAGATATCATGTTCAATTGTTCATGGAATACAATTCAACTTTCAAGATGCCTTGATGGTGAAATATTAAGAATTGTCATTGCATGAGCAATTCAATAACAGATTTCGGATCAGCTAAAAAAGCTATCCTATTATTGAATCACCTCATTTACAATGTTGTACTTTGACCTTCAAATCTTGAGAATTTGTGTAGGAATATCTGGACTGCAATCTTATTTATTTCTGCAAATCACTCTCTCTGTGTGCGCGCGCGTCTGTGTGTAACACAGGCATCAACATCCCAATTGATGAAGCTGAGCTACTAGGGCTGCATGAATGCTTTTTCATAAACTACTTTGAAGGTTATCTTGGGCCTTTTCTACTTGACCTTCGACATAAACTGGAACTCCTTTCTATATTGAGGTTACTCAACTCTTTGCTACACATGCCCACACCATCTTAGCTGATTCTTCATCACCATATGCACTTGGCACCAGACAATCTAAGAGTTCAAGCTTTCATACTCAAACTGATGGAAGACAGGATGAGTGTTCTGATCTTTAGAAGTTGTTGAGGTTCAAGATAAAAAAGTGGCAAGGTATTTGACAGGATCTGTTACCAATGTTTGCATGCATCTTTGCATGTGTGTATTTGTCAAAAATTTGAGAACTACCTTCATTGAAGCCCTGGTACCAGTTTGTGTTATCCTAATTCTAACTATATAGGTCACCTGATCTCACACTAGATGAGATTATCACATGACATATATGAGATCCCTGCATTTCAGAGGATGCAATACACAACAGCTTCCATTAAAAAGATGAATAACTGAAAGGGAGACACCATCATGCAAGGTATATATGCTATATTATTTCATGTGGTTGGAGTATTTTGTTGAAGGATTATGGCCACAAAAGGCCTTCATGAAAGATAAACATTGGACTAAGGAATCAATTCATATAACATTGTTATGATATCTGGACAGAGCTTGCAGCACCCTACCAATTCCATGAGCCATGACGTTGCCTGATTTTTACAGTTCACCGAATTTCAGATATCTGTTGTCAAACTGTTCAGGCTTGGGTTCTCTTTTCCTCACTTGTCAGGCATCACTGTTTTGCTTGTTTTTTCTTTGTGAGTCATATTGTTTTTAATATATTGTGTCATATTGTTTTCAATATATCATGTCAAAGGTTGCTTACCGATAATTGGCTTTACATGTATTTTTTACTTCTATAGGCATCTAAATTTTCATTTCCTTTTGCAGTGTACAAGAAGCATTATCCCCCGTCGCTTTGGGATGAGGTCTGGCGACTAGAGAAAATTGGTAAAGATGGTGCTTTCCACAAGCGTCTGAGCAGTGAAAATATAAATACTGTCAAGGATTTCTTGACCTTATTGTTTATGGATGCAACAAGGCTCCGAAATGTATTAGCCTGTCTCTTTATTGTTTTCagtaaattattttggtattttatgCTTTCAAGCTTTCAGCAACTTAACTAGCAGTTATAGTTGCTCATAGAAAACAAAAGTCTctgcattttaattttttttaaaatctaaaaattttttcatagttCAAAGTATCAGCAGTGATGCAGTTGCATGCCATGATGCTAGTCACTAGTCCTGCTGATCATATCTTATTATACTTTGGTTGTGGTTATCATAGCCATTAAATAATCGAGCATCTACTTATTTGCATTTATGGCTCAAGTAAATTTCTTCAGCAAATATAAATCTTCGAACATATTTCGCATTAACCATCACCTTTTTTTGCATAAGCTATGCAGATCTTGGGCAGTGGCATGTCTGCTAAGATGTGGGAGGGCACTGTGGAACATGCTCGAACTTGCACAATCGGAGATCAGCTGCATGTTTACCATCCGAATGGCCCCACAAAACCTGGGGTTGTATTCACTGTTGTGGGACAAGTAGTGGGGTTAATTTCTGAGCAGCACCTAATTGCTTTTGATGATCTTTCAGACAATGAAAAGGTGCGTATTTTTATTTACTGTTACCTCTTTGTcaggatctttttcttttttcattaatcataagTGAAATTTGTTCCCACTTATCGGACATGTCGTCAGGCAGAAGCTCAAGTGGCTGTAAAACTTGCTTTTGAACATTGGAATGACGTGCTCACCTCTGATACTGGATCTGTTTTGGGCAACACTTCAAATGCGGCTCCTCCCTTTGCCTCAGGGTCACAATCCTCACAAGACAATGTATATACCACTTTCCCAAGTCCTGTTAAAGCTGATGGCTTTGGTTTCACCAATGCAAGCATCCCATCACCAGACATTTTCTCCATAGGGGTCACAAGGGCCACGGATGCTTATGGTCTGCAAGGTGTGGATGGTATGGAATCTAGATTTGAAGCCGAGTCAGAGAGTCTCATGAGCCGGGATGCTTTCAGAGACTCCAGAGACCTAGAAAAATTTTCCAACCCTTTAATTTATGAGTGTGGTAACCAGGCATTATTTGGTGAAGACAGTTTGCAGCAGTATATGAATTCTAACGTCTCTTTGCTGTCGCATAGCCTTCCTGCAGACTCGGCTGACCTGGGAACTGCAGTCACTGGCTTCCTTGCAATGTCAGCAGCACGGACAGCAGCTGTCCACGGGAAAGCCTACAGAGTATGGAGGACATTGTTATGTGTGTTGAGATGGAGATTCTCCATAAAGAGGATTGTGGCATTAAAGAAGAAAATGATACATGGAAAAGGGAGATTTggttaaaaatatctaaaaaaggaAATGAAATTACAGAAAAGAATAAAGAGGTTTTAGTCTGCATGAATGAAACTGGTCTTGGCTTGTAAATCAAAGGCCTTGTCTGTTTCTTTTGGTGTATAGAGTGTATTTCAAACTGTAATTGCCTCAGTTTTGGTACAGTTTCAGAAGAAACTACACAGCGAAAAATGCTCTGTATATAATCAAACTGTGCTACAATGGTTTTAATTCATCAAGGCACAGGTTGCTTAAGTGGGATAACAGGTTTGAAGTTTGAGTTGCAATGACATGCAGAGTCTTCTTACATGCAAttgttcttttcctttttgtgtgTGAATTGTCTTACTATATACTGAAGCATTTAATGCTTCATGTAAAAACTTTGTTTCCATTCCAGCCTATACTCTGGTCGTGCGTGGATCCCAGCTTGTGGCCATACTCGAAAGGGTTGTAGAAAATTCAGCACAAATCCCGTTGGATTACCAAAACAGAATCTAACTAGTTACTCATAGCATTTTggtaattcaaaattataaaaagtGGGAAGTAGAGACTGATGTTTCTGTGGAGGGTGTTAAGTGATTGATACAATGCAATGGATCATGTTAAGATCATGTTGAGTTGGATTGAGATAGATATTAGAAAAAACCTTTTAACCCGAACATAatttgtttattaaacaggtaatctGATATGATCTACTGACTtgtttaatcaataatttatgtcAATCAAGTTAAATGGGTTTTAATTAGGTTAGTCGGATCCTAAACAGGAtcaaaatattaaatagattttcAATGGGTCGAGCTGCTACAATGTTGATGTGATCTGATTATTAAATGATTGAAACAGACTAAATAGATCAAAATGATAAGCCCTAACCCAACTTGGTTAATGAAGTTGGGTCAAACAATTTACGATCCAGACTTATTTGTGCCAAAATGTAACCTGCTTATCTGGAATCAGCAATGATCAGGGTGATAGGTTGGGTCATGAATTACAATTCCTAGTCTCTTGTTAATTGCATAACTTGATCTCACTTGAACACTTTAAGTTGTAGCATGCCAAAACCAGAAGCTCTATCATTTCTGCTTCAATTAACAGCAAACTCTCCACAGAAATTTATCTTGGGACATCCTTGAAGATAGTTTTATATGCAAAAGATAAACTTTCGGTAATGCTGCAACAACTTTTACTTAGAAGAGGAAGCAGGCCTAAAATGTACACGAGTGGATCTCATTAATATAAATAGAGAGTTTTTAACTCAGTCCTGTTATTAATCAAGAAAACAAAGAAGACCTGGACCTCACTTTaaccaacttttttttttcttttctaagttttctttaaaaatatttaaattaagtaggttgaaaaaatttcatccatctcTTCG
The DNA window shown above is from Elaeis guineensis isolate ETL-2024a chromosome 8, EG11, whole genome shotgun sequence and carries:
- the LOC105049407 gene encoding calmodulin-binding protein 60 A encodes the protein MAQKRQPEGVKAGSDEKRQKLPSFRAIVEKAIQLDQLQKLLEPLVRKVVKEEVESALANHLASMTQQCGKQIFPSTSRTLQLQFNNKLSLPIFTGSRIEGEDCSVITIALVDALTGQVVVSGPESSMKVEIVVLEGDFEGGEEESWTYEEFRSNIVREREGKRLLLTGEALVELNKGIGMIGELSFTDNSSWTRSRKFRLGAKVVDGYFSGTRVREARTEPFMVKDHRGELYKKHYPPSLWDEVWRLEKIGKDGAFHKRLSSENINTVKDFLTLLFMDATRLRNILGSGMSAKMWEGTVEHARTCTIGDQLHVYHPNGPTKPGVVFTVVGQVVGLISEQHLIAFDDLSDNEKAEAQVAVKLAFEHWNDVLTSDTGSVLGNTSNAAPPFASGSQSSQDNVYTTFPSPVKADGFGFTNASIPSPDIFSIGVTRATDAYGLQGVDGMESRFEAESESLMSRDAFRDSRDLEKFSNPLIYECGNQALFGEDSLQQYMNSNVSLLSHSLPADSADLGTAVTGFLAMSAARTAAVHGKAYRVWRTLLCVLRWRFSIKRIVALKKKMIHGKGRFG